Proteins co-encoded in one Spirosoma endbachense genomic window:
- a CDS encoding DUF5977 domain-containing protein: MSTSYLPLNLAQNPIVVNVDAADPVLITARAGLRYYLELMVPDFYGANTFSQLVEFEQSEIPPEEVAGGVIYRGANFELQDQLDSLLFRNAPVFDQTGIRVCDGLVTPYYVHARITNNDDAVYEHNFPVEFAIKAGIAERDFSVFKSDFFTAYIGVSGKFLTWSEDGKRVQMNQPEFLYWLSNCSPLPSQLALRCEVIYASLNTDPEVFTVTTLSGVTAMTVYCLAVGPSALGLIEKALPVAGYKVWLEDQNGAMLSEVRTFRVDPEFRRNVRIVLFANSLGGFDTICFTGQGEESVKFTRSVSDRYPDYAFEPQYSEQIINGVTGERELAVNTGWLKPYGRTYLQELLLSKELYIVTDRAFLPLVPVTDSFRAAVDDEGPIGRELIFRYANPERNFSSLPKREFITVRPTAWRPKATACLLDNNGRRTGKKGVMLLEKYYLDDNTRVREAPIKPNVPGTEGYIAPDNSLDCQVTPFLSAGISRATTYDRSNCPNGQVGGPAMIVIAAGTYGSELSQADADAKAEADYKRQNTQAYTDINGTCVVAPEIYDWAVPAGKWHYRTGKPSKLDIVFRDTNNYPIWGNSYFLQNQGGANVYPFGSNDLDFPVGGSGHWDIRVYGNAGSSKRVRTYRNAVLVNTSDVTLNQDGYEQVSWLPGGFTFNSGDKLYIRVDDL, encoded by the coding sequence TGATTACCGCCCGGGCGGGATTGCGTTATTATCTTGAATTGATGGTTCCGGATTTCTATGGAGCCAACACCTTTAGCCAGTTGGTTGAATTTGAACAAAGTGAAATTCCGCCGGAAGAAGTGGCCGGTGGTGTCATTTACCGGGGGGCGAATTTTGAACTTCAGGACCAATTGGATTCCTTGTTGTTCCGGAACGCGCCGGTATTTGATCAAACCGGGATTCGGGTGTGTGATGGACTAGTAACACCTTATTACGTTCATGCCCGAATTACCAATAATGATGATGCTGTTTATGAACACAACTTTCCGGTTGAATTTGCGATTAAGGCCGGGATTGCGGAACGGGACTTTTCCGTTTTTAAGAGCGATTTTTTCACGGCCTATATTGGCGTTAGTGGGAAGTTTCTGACGTGGTCTGAAGATGGAAAACGGGTGCAGATGAATCAACCCGAATTCCTGTATTGGTTAAGTAACTGTTCACCATTGCCTTCCCAATTGGCGCTTCGTTGTGAAGTGATTTATGCCAGTTTGAACACGGACCCGGAAGTCTTCACCGTGACCACTCTTTCCGGCGTGACAGCCATGACGGTGTATTGTTTGGCGGTTGGCCCGTCGGCGTTGGGGCTTATAGAAAAGGCGCTTCCTGTGGCTGGATACAAGGTTTGGTTGGAAGATCAAAATGGGGCTATGCTTTCAGAAGTTCGGACGTTCCGCGTTGACCCGGAATTCCGGCGGAATGTTCGTATTGTTCTGTTTGCCAATTCCTTGGGCGGTTTTGATACCATTTGTTTTACAGGTCAGGGGGAAGAATCGGTGAAGTTTACGCGTTCTGTGTCGGACCGTTATCCGGATTATGCCTTTGAGCCGCAATACTCGGAACAGATAATCAACGGGGTAACGGGTGAACGGGAATTGGCTGTAAATACGGGTTGGCTGAAGCCATATGGCCGGACCTACCTTCAGGAATTGTTGTTGTCTAAGGAACTCTACATTGTAACAGACCGGGCGTTTTTGCCACTGGTTCCGGTCACGGATTCCTTCCGGGCGGCTGTTGATGATGAAGGCCCAATTGGGCGGGAATTAATCTTCCGGTATGCCAACCCGGAACGCAACTTTTCCAGTCTTCCCAAGCGGGAATTTATCACGGTCAGGCCAACGGCTTGGCGTCCCAAGGCCACGGCTTGCTTGCTGGATAACAATGGACGCCGGACCGGAAAGAAGGGCGTCATGTTGCTGGAGAAGTACTATTTGGATGACAATACGCGGGTTCGGGAAGCGCCAATTAAACCGAATGTTCCCGGGACTGAAGGCTATATTGCGCCGGATAATTCGTTGGACTGTCAAGTCACGCCCTTTCTGTCTGCGGGGATTTCCCGGGCAACCACTTACGACCGTTCCAACTGTCCCAATGGTCAGGTTGGGGGACCGGCCATGATTGTCATTGCCGCCGGAACCTATGGCAGTGAATTAAGTCAGGCGGATGCTGACGCCAAGGCGGAAGCTGATTATAAGCGCCAAAACACCCAAGCTTATACGGACATTAACGGGACCTGTGTGGTTGCGCCAGAAATTTATGATTGGGCGGTTCCGGCTGGAAAGTGGCACTATAGGACCGGCAAACCGTCTAAATTGGATATTGTCTTCCGGGACACAAACAACTATCCGATTTGGGGCAATAGCTATTTCCTGCAAAATCAAGGCGGGGCCAATGTCTATCCATTCGGAAGCAATGATTTGGATTTTCCAGTTGGGGGAAGTGGTCATTGGGACATCCGGGTTTATGGCAATGCCGGAAGTAGTAAGCGGGTCCGGACCTACCGAAATGCGGTGTTGGTCAATACGTCTGACGTTACCTTAAATCAGGATGGTTATGAACAAGTGTCATGGTTGCCCGGTGGGTTCACCTTCAATTCAGGAGACAAATTATATATCCGTGTAGATGACTTATAA